The following proteins come from a genomic window of Thiothrix unzii:
- a CDS encoding NAD(P)/FAD-dependent oxidoreductase, translating to MNKITIIGAGFAALSAVRQLRKQNRDVEITVIAPRAELHYLPGIIWIPNGLRTREDLTIDLANFFQRMNVKFHQGNVTGLRDAGRIVETDNGEVSNDGLIIASGGRFIKKLPGIEHAITPCEGISAAEKIRDRLQAMQGGTIAIGFAGNPNEPSAMRGGPMFEFLFGIDTLLRQQNRRDKFNLVFFSPAPQPGNRLGPKAMSGLLSEMGKRGIETHLGHKMKGFTAEKVTTEGGEFNADLILFMPGMTGNLWFDNTTLPRSAGGLLKANQHCKVEGWDKVYVAGDSGSFPGPDWMPKQAHMADLQAEAAAKNLLADLCGGLGDATFKVELICIVDSVDKGTLVARTEKRSIVLPACRVFHWMKRGFEWWYLRQYR from the coding sequence ATGAATAAAATTACAATTATTGGAGCGGGTTTTGCCGCACTGAGTGCTGTGCGTCAATTACGCAAGCAGAATCGCGATGTGGAAATTACCGTAATTGCGCCGCGTGCAGAACTGCATTACCTGCCGGGGATTATCTGGATTCCCAATGGCTTGCGCACCCGCGAAGACTTAACCATTGATCTGGCGAATTTTTTCCAGCGCATGAATGTCAAATTCCACCAAGGCAATGTCACGGGTTTGCGTGATGCCGGGCGTATTGTGGAAACCGACAACGGCGAAGTCAGCAACGACGGTTTGATTATTGCTTCTGGCGGACGTTTCATCAAAAAACTGCCGGGTATCGAACACGCGATTACCCCATGCGAAGGTATTAGTGCTGCTGAAAAAATCCGTGACCGGCTCCAAGCCATGCAAGGCGGCACGATTGCGATTGGGTTTGCAGGCAACCCCAACGAACCCAGCGCGATGCGTGGCGGCCCGATGTTCGAGTTTTTGTTCGGCATTGACACCTTGTTACGCCAGCAAAACCGCCGTGATAAGTTCAACTTGGTATTTTTCAGCCCCGCACCCCAACCCGGCAATCGTTTAGGCCCCAAAGCCATGTCCGGTTTGCTATCTGAAATGGGTAAGCGCGGTATCGAAACTCACCTCGGTCACAAAATGAAAGGCTTTACCGCCGAGAAAGTGACCACAGAAGGCGGCGAATTTAACGCAGATTTGATCCTGTTTATGCCGGGAATGACAGGTAATTTGTGGTTTGATAACACCACGTTGCCACGTTCCGCCGGGGGTTTGCTGAAAGCGAATCAGCATTGCAAGGTCGAAGGTTGGGATAAGGTTTACGTGGCGGGCGACTCTGGCAGTTTCCCCGGCCCCGACTGGATGCCTAAACAAGCGCACATGGCGGACTTACAAGCAGAAGCGGCGGCGAAAAACCTGTTGGCTGATCTGTGTGGTGGTCTTGGTGACGCAACCTTTAAAGTTGAACTGATCTGCATCGTGGATTCCGTCGACAAGGGAACCCTAGTAGCACGCACCGAAAAACGTTCCATTGTGTTACCCGCGTGTCGCGTGTTCCACTGGATGAAGCGTGGCTTTGAATGGTGGTATTTACGTCAATATCGTTAA